One part of the Entelurus aequoreus isolate RoL-2023_Sb linkage group LG05, RoL_Eaeq_v1.1, whole genome shotgun sequence genome encodes these proteins:
- the LOC133650215 gene encoding uncharacterized protein LOC133650215 isoform X2, translated as MASDRRTASRSSSSQAHRSKESCSSQVRSSFRSCSSQARSSFRSCFKPSLFQFQVLLQAKLVPVSGPAQAKLALVSGPVHVNNDTYSSLARAKFSPVSGAVLTMFTPVSDYVRVKLASVSDSVRAKLALVSGPSEGKLPLV; from the coding sequence GTCCAGCTCAAGCCAAGCTCACCGCAGCAAAGAATCCTGCTCAAGCCAAGTCCGTTCCAGTTTCAGGTCCTGCTCAAGCCAAGCCCGTTCCAGTTTCAGGTCCTGCTTCAAGCCAAGCTTGTTCCAGTTTCAGGTCCTACTTCAAGCCAAGCTTGTTCCAGTTTCAGGTCCTGCTCAAGCCAAGCTTGCTCTAGTTTCAGGTCCTGTTCATGTCAATAATGATACATATTCAAGTCTTGCTAGAGCCAAGTTCTCTCCAGTATCAGGTGCTGTTTTAACCATGTTCACTCCAGTTTCAGATTATGTTCGAGTCAAGCTCGCTTCAGTTTCAGATTCTGTTCGAGCCAAGCTCGCTCTAGTTTCAGGTCCATCTGAAGGGAAGCTTCCCTTAGTTTGA
- the ccn4a gene encoding cellular communication network factor 4a isoform X1, with amino-acid sequence MSWLLLWILTAVGIQQANSQNSTAMPPASSAAQLSPAVPSAEPYNRTQYCKWPCQCPARPPACPPGVSLLTDGCDCCKACARQVGEACNEADTCDHHKGLYCDYSSDKPRYEKGVCAYMVGTGCEHDGVIYGNGKSFQPSCKYQCVCVNGAIGCVPLCTESRPPRVWCQRPRRVKVRGQCCEQWICDEPRRGRKTAPRHAIDAPPAELSSWHKNCVSQTTSWSPCSKTCGRGLSLRVSNANERCEPVKESRLCNLRPCEVDISKHIKPGKKCVNIYREEQPYNLTISGCTSRKQYRPKFCGVCTDERCCIPYKSKTVDVDFLCPNGSAFTWKMMWVQACFCNLSCRNPNDIFADLESYYGYPEVMN; translated from the exons ATGAGTTGGCTCCTCTTGTGGATTCTAACCGCAGTCGGGATTCAACAG GCCAACTCCCAGAATTCCACTGCCATGCCGCCAGCCTCCTCGGCGGCCCAGCTGTCCCCGGCGGTCCCGTCTGCCGAGCCGTACAACCGCACCCAGTACTGCAAGTGGCCCTGCCAGTGTCCCGCCCGGCCCCCCGCCTGCCCGCCAGGCGTGAGCCTCCTGACGGACGGCTGCGACTGCTGCAAGGCGTGCGCCCGGCAGGTGGGCGAGGCGTGCAACGAGGCGGACACGTGCGACCACCACAAGGGGCTGTACTGCGACTACAGCTCGGACAAGCCGAGGTACGAAAAGGGCGTTTGTGCGT ACATGGTGGGCACGGGCTGCGAGCACGATGGCGTTATCTACGGCAACGGCAAGAGCTTCCAGCCCAGCTGCAAGTACCAGTGCGTGTGCGTCAACGGCGCCATCGGCTGCGTGCCGCTTTGCACCGAGTCGCGGCCGCCCCGCGTCTGGTGCCAGAGACCCCGCCGGGTCAAAGTGCGCGGGCAGTGCTGCGAGCAGTGGATCTGCGACGAGCCCAGGAGGGGGCGCAAGACGGCGCCGCGACACGCCATAGATG CCCCCCCGGCTGAGCTGAGCAGCTGGCACAAGAACTGCGTGAGCCAGACCACCTCCTGGAGTCCTTGCTCCAAGACCTGCGGCCGCGGCTTGTCTCTGAGGGTCTCCAACGCCAACGAGCGCTGCGAGCCGGTCAAGGAGTCGCGGCTGTGCAACCTGAGGCCGTGCGAGGTGGACATCAGCAAGCACATCAAG cccgGCAAGAAGTGTGTGAACATTTACCGCGAGGAGCAGCCATACAACCTGACCATCTCGGGCTGCACCAGCAGGAAGCAGTACCGACCCAAGTTCTGCGGCGTGTGCACGGACGAGCGCTGCTGTATCCCCTACAAGTCCAAGACGGTGGACGTGGACTTCCTGTGCCCCAACGGCTCGGCCTTCACCTGGAAGATGATGTGGGTCCAGGCCTGCTTCTGCAACCTCAGCTGCAGGAACCCCAACGACATCTTTGCTGACCTGGAGAGTTACTACGGATACCCCGAGGTCATGAACTGA
- the ccn4a gene encoding cellular communication network factor 4a isoform X2 — translation MPPASSAAQLSPAVPSAEPYNRTQYCKWPCQCPARPPACPPGVSLLTDGCDCCKACARQVGEACNEADTCDHHKGLYCDYSSDKPRYEKGVCAYMVGTGCEHDGVIYGNGKSFQPSCKYQCVCVNGAIGCVPLCTESRPPRVWCQRPRRVKVRGQCCEQWICDEPRRGRKTAPRHAIDAPPAELSSWHKNCVSQTTSWSPCSKTCGRGLSLRVSNANERCEPVKESRLCNLRPCEVDISKHIKPGKKCVNIYREEQPYNLTISGCTSRKQYRPKFCGVCTDERCCIPYKSKTVDVDFLCPNGSAFTWKMMWVQACFCNLSCRNPNDIFADLESYYGYPEVMN, via the exons ATGCCGCCAGCCTCCTCGGCGGCCCAGCTGTCCCCGGCGGTCCCGTCTGCCGAGCCGTACAACCGCACCCAGTACTGCAAGTGGCCCTGCCAGTGTCCCGCCCGGCCCCCCGCCTGCCCGCCAGGCGTGAGCCTCCTGACGGACGGCTGCGACTGCTGCAAGGCGTGCGCCCGGCAGGTGGGCGAGGCGTGCAACGAGGCGGACACGTGCGACCACCACAAGGGGCTGTACTGCGACTACAGCTCGGACAAGCCGAGGTACGAAAAGGGCGTTTGTGCGT ACATGGTGGGCACGGGCTGCGAGCACGATGGCGTTATCTACGGCAACGGCAAGAGCTTCCAGCCCAGCTGCAAGTACCAGTGCGTGTGCGTCAACGGCGCCATCGGCTGCGTGCCGCTTTGCACCGAGTCGCGGCCGCCCCGCGTCTGGTGCCAGAGACCCCGCCGGGTCAAAGTGCGCGGGCAGTGCTGCGAGCAGTGGATCTGCGACGAGCCCAGGAGGGGGCGCAAGACGGCGCCGCGACACGCCATAGATG CCCCCCCGGCTGAGCTGAGCAGCTGGCACAAGAACTGCGTGAGCCAGACCACCTCCTGGAGTCCTTGCTCCAAGACCTGCGGCCGCGGCTTGTCTCTGAGGGTCTCCAACGCCAACGAGCGCTGCGAGCCGGTCAAGGAGTCGCGGCTGTGCAACCTGAGGCCGTGCGAGGTGGACATCAGCAAGCACATCAAG cccgGCAAGAAGTGTGTGAACATTTACCGCGAGGAGCAGCCATACAACCTGACCATCTCGGGCTGCACCAGCAGGAAGCAGTACCGACCCAAGTTCTGCGGCGTGTGCACGGACGAGCGCTGCTGTATCCCCTACAAGTCCAAGACGGTGGACGTGGACTTCCTGTGCCCCAACGGCTCGGCCTTCACCTGGAAGATGATGTGGGTCCAGGCCTGCTTCTGCAACCTCAGCTGCAGGAACCCCAACGACATCTTTGCTGACCTGGAGAGTTACTACGGATACCCCGAGGTCATGAACTGA